A genomic stretch from Bradyrhizobium quebecense includes:
- a CDS encoding YciI family protein has protein sequence MKFMVIVKANKDTEAGVMPSTELLAAMGKFNEEMVKAGVMQAGEGLHPTSKGARVKYAGGQSTVSHGPFSPTGDLVCGFWLIETRSLDEAIDWMKRAPFGGGSEIEIRQVFAAEDFGEALTPELREQGERLRAQAGKK, from the coding sequence ATGAAGTTCATGGTGATCGTGAAGGCGAACAAGGATACCGAGGCCGGCGTGATGCCGAGTACCGAGCTGCTCGCCGCGATGGGCAAGTTCAACGAGGAGATGGTCAAGGCCGGCGTGATGCAGGCCGGCGAGGGCCTGCATCCGACCAGCAAGGGCGCGCGCGTCAAATATGCCGGCGGGCAGAGCACCGTGAGCCACGGACCGTTCAGCCCGACCGGCGATCTGGTGTGCGGCTTCTGGCTGATCGAGACCAGGTCGCTCGATGAAGCGATCGACTGGATGAAGCGCGCGCCGTTCGGCGGCGGCTCCGAGATCGAGATCCGCCAGGTGTTCGCCGCGGAGGATTTCGGTGAGGCGCTGACGCCCGAGCTGCGCGAACAGGGAGAGCGCCTGCGTGCGCAGGCTGGAAAGAAGTAA
- a CDS encoding YciI family protein has protein sequence MRFMMLMIPLGYESAPAKLELDPERVAAMMRYNQALKDAGVLITLEGLHPLASGARVKFDTGEPMVVDGPFTEAKEVIGGFWMIEVASRAEAIAWAKQCPASANEMIEIRQVQEMADFSEEVQQAASTFEHPQGGWGKALR, from the coding sequence ATGCGTTTCATGATGCTGATGATCCCGCTCGGCTACGAGTCCGCGCCGGCCAAACTCGAGCTCGACCCGGAACGGGTCGCCGCGATGATGCGATACAATCAGGCGCTGAAGGACGCCGGCGTGCTGATCACGCTGGAAGGCCTGCATCCGCTGGCGTCAGGCGCGCGGGTCAAGTTCGATACCGGCGAGCCCATGGTGGTCGACGGCCCCTTCACCGAGGCCAAGGAAGTGATCGGCGGCTTCTGGATGATCGAGGTTGCCTCGCGCGCCGAAGCGATCGCATGGGCGAAGCAGTGCCCCGCCAGTGCGAACGAGATGATCGAGATCCGACAGGTGCAGGAGATGGCGGATTTCTCCGAGGAAGTGCAGCAGGCGGCTTCGACCTTCGAGCATCCGCAGGGCGGCTGGGGCAAGGCGCTCCGCTAG